The following proteins are co-located in the Micromonospora coriariae genome:
- a CDS encoding energy-coupling factor transporter transmembrane component T family protein produces the protein MISIEPVAVPGAPLARRNPVAKVAAALVFSFTLLATLDPVAPAIAIAVELAVLPLFGIRYGVLARRAWPLLVSAVGILVTLVLFASDRSGRVLLDAGPVLVTTGVLLTALGLILRVLAVALPGVIVFATTDPTDLADALIQNAKAPARFAIGALAAFRLVPLLGQEWQMISMARRARGVDAGRNPAAKLRLFASTAFALLVGAIRRGTRLAVAMDARGFDAGTPRTVARRQPFGPADGLLIAGAVALAGAALTVSVLLGTFRPLLG, from the coding sequence ATGATCAGCATCGAGCCGGTCGCCGTGCCCGGTGCGCCGCTGGCCCGCCGTAACCCGGTGGCGAAGGTGGCGGCCGCGCTGGTGTTCTCGTTCACCCTGCTGGCCACTTTGGACCCGGTGGCCCCGGCGATCGCCATCGCCGTCGAACTCGCCGTGCTGCCGCTGTTCGGCATCCGTTACGGCGTGCTGGCCCGGCGGGCGTGGCCGCTGCTGGTCAGCGCCGTCGGCATCCTGGTCACCCTGGTGCTCTTCGCCTCCGACCGGTCCGGCCGGGTCCTGCTGGACGCGGGGCCGGTGCTGGTGACCACCGGAGTGCTGCTCACCGCGCTCGGCCTGATCCTGCGGGTGCTCGCGGTCGCCCTGCCCGGCGTCATAGTGTTCGCCACCACCGACCCCACCGACCTGGCCGACGCGCTGATCCAGAACGCGAAGGCGCCGGCCCGGTTCGCCATCGGGGCACTGGCCGCGTTCCGGCTGGTACCGCTGCTCGGTCAGGAGTGGCAGATGATCAGCATGGCCCGTCGGGCACGGGGCGTCGATGCCGGACGTAACCCGGCGGCGAAGCTGCGGCTGTTCGCTTCGACCGCGTTCGCGCTGCTGGTCGGGGCGATCCGCCGGGGCACCCGGCTGGCCGTGGCGATGGACGCCCGCGGTTTCGACGCCGGAACGCCCCGCACCGTGGCCCGCCGTCAGCCCTTCGGCCCCGCCGACGGACTGCTCATCGCCGGAGCGGTCGCGCTGGCCGGCGCGGCCCTGACGGTGAGCGTGCTGCTCGGCACCTTCCGCCCCCTGCTCGGCTGA
- a CDS encoding ABC transporter ATP-binding protein, with protein MSGVQLRGFGWRHAGRRAWAVRGVDLRVEAGERVLLLGPSGAGKSTLLSALAGLLPEDSGEQEGTVEIDGLDPRKGRERVGIVFQDPETQLVMARSGDDVAFGLENRGVPAGEIWPRVDEALRRVGFPYDRDRPTAALSGGEQQRLALAGALALRPGLLLLDEPTANLDPAGADLVRRAVAGALDADTTLILVEHRVAEALPLVDRVVVLEPGGGVRADGPPEAVFAAHGAALAAEGVWVPGHPVATRRGPAAPGELLLTADRLGLPPRLAPTDLVVRAGEALAVRGPNGAGKSTLALLLGGLLRPGAGRVTASAELAGPDHRTAPHRWRAPALARRIGSVFQDPEHQFVTSTVFDELALGPRRTGQPEAAVTETVAGLLDRLRLTRLAAANPYTLSGGEARRLSVATALATAPRLLICDEPTFGQDRRTWRELVDLFADLRDAGHGVVTVTHDPDFVAALADRTVTLERS; from the coding sequence CGGCAAGAGCACGCTGCTCAGCGCGCTGGCCGGGCTGCTGCCCGAGGACTCCGGCGAGCAGGAGGGCACCGTCGAGATCGACGGGCTCGACCCGCGCAAGGGCCGGGAACGGGTCGGCATCGTCTTTCAGGACCCGGAGACCCAGCTGGTGATGGCCCGCAGTGGCGACGACGTCGCCTTCGGGCTGGAGAACCGGGGGGTGCCGGCGGGCGAGATCTGGCCCCGGGTGGACGAGGCGCTGCGCCGGGTCGGCTTCCCGTACGACCGGGACCGGCCCACCGCCGCGCTCTCCGGCGGCGAGCAGCAACGCCTCGCCCTCGCCGGTGCGCTGGCCCTGCGCCCCGGCCTGCTGCTGCTCGACGAGCCGACAGCCAACCTCGACCCGGCCGGGGCCGACCTCGTCCGGCGGGCGGTGGCCGGCGCGCTGGACGCCGACACCACGCTGATCCTGGTCGAGCACCGGGTCGCCGAGGCGCTCCCGCTGGTCGACCGGGTGGTCGTCCTGGAGCCCGGCGGCGGGGTCCGCGCGGACGGCCCGCCGGAGGCGGTCTTCGCGGCGCACGGCGCCGCCCTCGCCGCGGAGGGCGTCTGGGTGCCGGGTCATCCCGTCGCCACCCGGCGGGGGCCCGCAGCCCCCGGCGAGCTGCTGCTCACCGCCGACCGGCTCGGCCTGCCGCCCCGGCTGGCCCCCACCGACCTGGTGGTACGCGCCGGGGAGGCGCTCGCCGTGCGCGGGCCGAACGGGGCCGGCAAGTCGACTCTCGCGCTGCTGCTCGGTGGGCTGCTCCGGCCGGGCGCCGGCCGGGTCACCGCGTCCGCCGAGCTGGCCGGGCCGGACCACCGCACCGCGCCGCACCGGTGGCGGGCGCCCGCGTTGGCCCGGCGGATCGGGTCGGTCTTCCAGGATCCGGAGCACCAGTTCGTCACCAGCACCGTCTTCGACGAGCTGGCGCTCGGCCCGCGTCGGACCGGCCAGCCCGAGGCGGCCGTCACGGAGACCGTGGCGGGGCTGCTGGACCGGCTGCGGCTGACCCGGCTCGCCGCAGCCAACCCGTACACCCTCTCCGGTGGAGAGGCCCGGCGGCTGAGCGTGGCGACCGCCCTGGCCACCGCCCCCCGCCTGCTGATCTGCGACGAACCCACATTCGGTCAGGACCGGCGGACCTGGCGGGAGCTGGTCGACCTCTTCGCCGACCTCCGCGACGCCGGGCACGGCGTGGTCACCGTGACCCACGACCCGGACTTCGTCGCCGCGCTCGCCGACCGAACCGTCACCCTGGAGCGATCGTGA